The DNA segment AAAAACAGCATTTAACACTACCTTTCCATTTTCTCTTGACCAAATTGTCTTTTGTTAGGATTACTCCACTTCTTAAGTaccacaaaaaaattttaattttcagcAGTACCTTGAGTTTCCAGATTcattagaaagtcttataatatgaaacggagagagtagcattTATTCATTTTTGCGAATCATTTATTAGCTCCAAAGCTGTTAAATGGAAAGTTTGAAGTAATTGATTTCTTGCGAAATTGATGCGCTTAATTGCTAGCATGATCAAAGAAAATATTCTGTTGTTAATCGCTGAGCATTTAATTAAGCAGATCAAGCAGAGAGAGAAACTAGTTAAGCAACATACTGAGACATGTTACTACTAATTTGCATCCACTGTGCTAGCATTGACAACTTTTTTGACCACAATATCTCATATCCGAATCTACCGGTGATTCTTCTCAAATCCTGAATCTAGGTAAAATATGATTGCATGTATTTTCCATTAATTAACTACACGAAAAAATCGTAAAAGTCAATTATTTATATTAACCTTCCACCCTTTAAGTATACCTTTCACTATAGTGCAATGAATTATAGGCGATCAATTGTTGTAATTAATTCCAGGCACATAAGAAACTCTCAAAACTGTTAACCATGACAAAATTCTTGCTGgacaaaattaattaaccaacaaaTTTCCTGCAACAActaacaaaatttatatgaTGCTTTCACAAACTTTCCTCGCGGCCTCAGATGGAGCTAGGCGCCTTACATGGGCCGCTGTGGCCGCACACCCGCTCAAGCTTGGGCTGCTCCCATGTCGCTCTCGCTGCATGTGAATGATTTCCTCTCATCCGCTCGCGATTTCCACCGGATTTCCCATTAACCAAAAGCCATCGTCCTCGCGGCGAGCTCGGTGCAACCACTGCTTCCACCTACCACTTCTACTACTCATACACGCAGTGCCATTGGTGTCcacctcgatcgatctctccccTCACAATCCTCTCTCACGTacgcaagctagctagctatctagCCATGTCGATCAGTCCACGCTTcttggccgtcgccgccgtcctcgccggcgcgaTGTACTCCGCCGCGACGGTGGCCGGGGACACGCCGGGCGGCAGCTGCCCGTACCcgtgcctcccgccgccgatCGCCGGTGGCGCGGTGAACAGctaccctccgccgccgcccgcggggagtagtagcagcagcagctcaggtggaggcgatggcggcgccggcgggttgTTTGGCGGGacctacccgccgccgccgcccggggtGATGCCTGGGGCCTTCGCTCCGCCGTTCGGCGGCGGGTTCCCGTacgggccggcgccgccgccgcccaacccGATCCTGCCGTGGTTCCCGTGGTACTACCAGCACAACAACCCCATCACCGggtcgacgacgtcggcggcggcggtgggccggacgccggcgagcatggTCACGATGGTGGTGTTGCTCGCGCTGTTCTTGGTTGCTCTTCTTCGTGTGCTGTAGAGTGCTTAATAAATTCTAATTTGTCGCTAGGAGTGTTTTGCTAGGTAATTAGTAAGATGTTTTATGTACAACCTGGTTTTTGTTAACTGAGATGATCTATGGAGTTACTTTTACgaaattattattatgatgatcATGATGATGTGAGTATCGAGAAATgcttgtcctttttttttttttgttcattatAGGTTTCACAAGTTCATGAAATATGGGGTGAATTATGGATAAACTTCACCTTGGtgatttaaagttttttttgttaaaaaaaagtacctTTCAAAGATTAATTGTAAAAGAAAGTTCCAACTTTTTTGGAGTtcgaacaaacaaaaaaaaaaggataatatTGACAGAACACAGTCACACAATTTGATCACCTAGCCAGTATGCCTCCTTTCTGAATCAACCGTGTTCTACTTTTTGTTCTTATCGTCAAAGTTTCGAGGTGAAAAGGCGTTTTTCCCACTCACCTTTCAGGCATTCAGCTGTCAATCATAGAGAGGCTACTGAAGCTTCTAGCTAGCATTGTATTGATGCCATCTCTGTTTGTTCAGATGTCAAAGTCTAGCAATTAAATCAGTAGGAAAGCATCAGCTTCTAAATTCATATCTAGGCCCACATTTGCCCGTTTTTCGGTGCCTGTACCACACCTTTCTTGACTGGATTTTCtggaacatatatataacttgCCACAGAACCTTCTAATTTAAACAGTGCCAAACATGAATTAATACATTTGCGATTGTGCTCACAACCTTAATTTGAACTAAACATTTCCTCGATAATCCGTTTTATATTCTAGAACTGGTCATTGCCCAGAAGACTAGAACCGGAAGATGACAAGAACGAAGAACACGTTGCCCCCTTTACCTGGAAATCTGGACGTTTCTTTCTCGCGTCACTAATTGCCAGTTGGTAGTGAGAGTCCAGCTAATGGCGACGACGGTTTCTGGGAGATATGGTGACGTGAGGGCTATCCTGTTTCGCTTTTCGGTTTTGATATAGAGGTACTACAAGAATGAAACTGTTGGCTTattgaaaggaaaaagggaatggaattatgcaagtgcacaagaagTTATCATCGGCCAATTCGTcccatacatgcatatataattgCATACACGGatacaccaaccgggaaaaaggttcttttttctctttggcGCCTAGCTAGCCTGCTAAAGTCAGGTACTGCAGAGTACGTACTCTACCAAACTCTCGAGGAGCTGATTCATTTTATCATCAGAAAATGGATGGCCAACCAGAACAAACAAGTCCTTAGCCCAGGAATTGAAATTccggattttctttttttttaagtcagtTAAAATTATTAAATGTTAATAATTTTGTACTCCATGAATATTATGCTCCCATTTATTATAATAATTACTAATAACATAAAAAACCACATGAGAAGGACGTATTAATATTAATTCAGATCTATCCAATAGTTTATTCTCTATACAATTGAGTGGACAAGGATcattaaattatatatagatccaagtatttaaagaagagtaaaatgcaccaacggtccttaaacttgtcaggaggtttcacttaggcccacgaacttgcaaagcgcacatcgagatccctaaacttcgtttattgtatcatcctgGTCCAAAAccgcgtttgaccgtggtcttgcctacatggcatgccacgtggatgatgacatggaatttttttatattttttttcttccttctttttttttctcccttcttcctttttttctctcctgtgcCTCCGCCGGTCGACGCGGGAGCGGGGGCGAAGAGGGGGGCGGCGGCAGGTACAGGGGTaggcgtcggcgagctcggcgcgcgcggggggaggTGTCGCCGACTggggtcggcgagctcggcgtgaGCGGGGCAGACacgagctcgacggcggcagGGCGAGCTCGACTTGAGCAGCGACGACTgggagaggaggacggcggcgctgcGTGCGTGCGGGGGTGGTGTTGCCGGCCGCGGCCTGGGGGGAGGTGTCACCGACCGCAGCTGCGCGTGAGGGGGGAGGCATCGGCGAGCAAGGCGCGAGCtcaacggcggcagcggggcgGCAGGGCGAGCTTGAGCTCTCTCCCCCCCTCCATCGGCGAGCTTGAggtctctcccctctcctctcggaccgcgacggcgacgaggacagCGTGTTGATCCGAGCGAGCGAGGGGGGGCGGAGATGGTGGATACGAGGAGGAGCGCGGCAGCGAAGCGcccggtggcggaggaggaccagggaggagaagaaggcggcggcgccggctgctgTTGCGGTAGGGGagagggcgggggcggcggcggccccgtcGGTGGGGTGCAGGCCGGCGAAGCGCGGCAAGGTGTAGCCGAGCTGTCGGGGGCCCTCCTCCCCCAGTcaccgccgcgcgctcgcctccGACAGTGGTGGCGCCATGGCGTGCGGTGGCGCCACCCCTTCTCCCCCCATCGCCACCGCTGTCCTCCCCCATCAACACCGTCGTCTTCCTTCCCCGTCGCAGCGTGCCCCAGCACGCTCGCCACTGTCGCGCGCTCGCCTCCAGCAGTGGCGGCACCCATGgcgtgcggtggcggcggcgcgttcgCGTGCGCCACGCGCGCCcacagaggagaggagagggcagCGGCTCGGTTGTGaaggagggagaaaaaaaagaaagaagggagaaaaaaattccatgtcatcatccacatggcgtgccacgtaggcaagaccacggtcaaatgcagttttggaccgggatgatacctCGATATGCACTTtgtaagttcgtggacctaagtgaaacctcctgacaagtttaaggaccactggtgtattttactctttaaAGAATATAGCAATTTAAGCTCTCCATTGTTGCTAtcaatgtgaataacatgtttaaacttAACACAAATGGTATTATAGTGGAAttaacatgttcattcactagttgtggcatgaaTATAAGTGAAATATCGCTAAACTCTTCATTATCACTTGAAACAACAACCAAATTAttttgtgacaaaggtatttcaacAATTGTTTCCATTATGGGTTGCTTTAATATAGCATAAGAACAAGACATATTTAGCACATCATAACTATGCACGCCTTGAGTAAATGTAGTACCATTATCATTATCAATGTTCTCATCTTCAAAAATTGTAGGTGCTAGCTCAATTAAACTTTCTTGAAGCATGCATAGAACAACGGGTAGGTCGTCTTGTTGTATGTCTTTCTTCACTTCCTTATTACCTTGGTTGTTATCAGATACCTGCCAAATGTTAGAAACAGATCAGCCAATCCAAAACTCGTGCTCCAAGTGGCGGTTGACGCGCTGTAGTAGTGGCGGAGGATGGTCGTGTGCTCGCTGGCGGTGGCGTAGTATGAAAAGTTGTGGATGGCTTAGCTTGTGCAATCATGGTCAATGTTCTTCGCATGAGGGAGTTGCTAATCTTGCTTTTGTTCTTTTGCTAGTGTACTTGCAACTCTTTCTCTGCAATCATAGGAAGCTAGAACAAAGATTGACAATAGTATATTCTTTATAATAACAATAGTATATTCTTTATAATAAACAATATCTTGAATTTCATGCCTCCACCCACGATAAAAATGACAAATTTTATCCTTTGTTTCCTCTACTACCCCGCAACATTTAATACCCTAATTGAGCTCTTCATAGTATTCATGAACAATCAAATTACCATGTTCTAGTCATTGAAATCTCTTACGCAAATCACACAGGTTGTAAGTGGGAACTACCTGTTAATGGCATCACTAGCTCGGATATGACCTTGGCCCTTATGTATTCATCAAACAAAGGTGCATGCTTTCCATGTGAGATTTACGtattatatatttgaataaaCATTATTACAtcatgagttttgtgtgttctCGTTTGCAAAGGTACATGCTTGGGTAAAAGGAGAGAGACCAAGCGCAAGGCATAATAAATGGCTGATCGAataagttgattggggaccaaaccaagatctTTCCCAAGTCTTATCCTACAGTACAACGTCACTTTCTGTCAATGGAAGTCAAGATATAAAGTTCGGcatgttttggattcggatttggACTTCGTGATAGCGCCAACTTCAAATAGACCTAGCCGCTAATCTAGAAGGAAtctcggggcccatgagtacttgttggaaagcatATGGaatctactttcagatggtttggtcccacatcaaaaCTCCTATCAAGCTATCaagaatctgcaaaacaagccacgaaGCTCATCAAGTCCGAGTCTAATTTGGGCCTTGATTCTTGTAATGGTGCCCTGAGCTAAGCCCAAGGGGTGTACGCCCGAGGGCTAACCCTAGGATGTccttaatcatatttattcagtagctaTCATATTATAGTCTGATTTTTCTTAGATTATTTTTGCCATTGTAGTTTCACCGCTAGTTTGGTTTGTGGAAGCCCAACTTTGAgatcttaatcattcatctgcaaatTGAGTTGCAATCTACCTTGTTCttacttgtgttcttcgattcgcatgcaatGATTAGTCTTCTCGGTGAGGCAAACTGAGCGGTGCACGGTTGATGACCAGAGGAGCGTGGTATTGCAATTGCACTGAACGGATCGTGCTGATCGAAAGCTGTACCATATGTGTCAAGTTTCCACCAAATCGAGAGTTATTAATATCTATCAGAAGGTCGGGACCCTAGTTCACTACCTAGATCATTCCACCAAATTATCGCAAAGTCCTTCAACACACCAGTAGCTTGACTAACCCTATGTACCTATGGAACTAGGTGTGAATTAAACTTCTGTTGTACTGTCATCCCTGAATCAAAATATGCCTCAACATCATAAgcaatagaaaataatggaaTACTAAACTTGACATTAGCAAAATTATTACCTCCCATACATTGATGATTGCAGCGAAGGCATTGACATAGTCATTCATCTTATGTTGCTTGCTGGTGAACCTCTCCATGTTCATGGGTACCGTCTCGAAGGAGTAGACAGCCCTTCAACTCGTCAAGTCTGTCGTTAAGACTTGCTAACCGTCGTTCCAAAAGCTCAATGAAATTGGTTATGTCTAAATTGGCCATAGCATCATCCAACCTTTTCATCATTTGGTCTATTGTTCCCTACCTTTGAGTGCGAAAACCTTTGGACTATTTTCTCCTGTTGACATTGTTAGCGAAAACacataatagaaaacaaaaactcaaaaggaTTATCCCTATCAGCTACTAGACAAGGATCGCAGTGGAGGCTAGCAAATGAAAGCAtcttaccaagctcttacaagtgttTTACCAACTATGCTAAGTATGGTATAACCGATGGCTGGTTGGTGATACCTGGAGGGCATGATCTGGCGATTGAAAAGGGTCGAAGCTGTACTGAGCGAGAAGCATGTATGTGGAGCTTAGGAGGCTAAATTTATTGAAGCAAAGGAAAGCAATTGATCCAATCAGAAAAATGTATaataatagttcaaagtacTAGTAAATGTGTTGGTCTAGCCTAGACTCAAACTctagctcaagcaagcaccAAACAacactaagggtgtgtttgaggagaaggagattgggaagatacgcaaaacgaggtgagccattagcgaatgattaattgagtattaactattttaaatttcaaaaatggattaatatgatttttaaagcaactttcctatagttgcaaaaaacgcaccgtttagtagtttgggaagcgtgcgtgcggaaaacgaggtgcTTTGTCACCCTATCTCAcacaaacgaacgcagcctaaggaCTAGATATAAATCAATGCACAACTCTACACTCTAAACACAAAATCAAAGGAGTCactgaaattttctttttcacttttttcttttcattcttttctttctttcttatttggtgcaccttttttttcgttttttttcaactttctATCTTTTTCTATTTGCTTTTTTTCCCTAATTTTTTAACAGGAACTAACCAAATATCTAAATCAGGAACCAAAAGTTACTGTGAGGAAAACAATGGTCTCGGCCGCCTTTCTGGAGTAGACTggcttgcaaaaaaaaaaaaggaaaaccgaATATTAATTCTATCTATGTACTGAAGCTGGTGTAGATCTATCTGTTTTCCTAGTCCTTCTCATCCTAACTCCCAACACATATAAGCACGGACTATGTTACATGAAAATCGTAACACTTGATGCCACTTCACAACCGACCGAAAGAAACTCTTGCAAACTGCAAAAACGGGAACCCGATGATGATAGGGTTCAATTTTCTagttgcagatgaatgattacgAATTCGATGTTGGGGTTCTTCAAATTGACTAACAGCGAAATAGCATGACGACatattaatctaagcaaaattTGACTATGGCTGCTACTAAATATATATGATTAGAGACGTCCTAGAGTTAGGTGTTTACCCCTTGGGCTTAGTCCACAACACAATTATAAGGCCCACAGATAAATCAGACTTGGACTGGATAAGATACGTGGCctgttttgcagattcctgaCAACTTAGGaggaattttgatgtgggaactagaccatctgaaagtagatttaataagctttccaacaagtattcATGGGTCCCGAAAGTCCTTCTGGATCAACGGCTAGGTGTGTTTGAAGTTGATATTTTCGAAGGCTTGAATCCTAATCTAGAATGTGCAGAACTTAACCTCTTCCCATAAatggaccaaaagtgatgtGGTGGTGAAGGAGTAGACTTGAGGAAAGTTTTGGTTTAATCCCCAATCAACTTttttgatcatccatgcataCCTTGCTCTCGGTTTGTTTTCCTTCACCCAAGATAGTACATCTACAACGAGAACACAAAAAACTCATGGTGCAGTAaagtttgttcaaatatataacacatAAATCTTCCGTATAAAGCATGCTCCTTGGATTGATGAATACATAGGGCCTCCTGGAAATATTTCAAAGCGTAAACCAAACGTCCATTGGTTATGCATTTTGTTGTAGAAGCGTGAAGAGGATAATAAATAGTAATAAATActacaatactccctccgtactcgtaaaggaagtctttttggacaatgtttaagtcaaaccttgggaatataaatcatgaataactctcaagttgttgagtttgaaaatgtaaaaattatatgaatagatttttcttgaaaaataatttcataaaagtatacatatatcacttttctataaatatttttatagaaacaagaagtcaaagttgtgttttggagaccgtgtcgcagtccaaaacaacttcctttacgagtacggagagagtatagcTTTTTGCCAGCCATGGATGAAGATTTGGCAGCAtagtttgcttttgaaaatttCTTGTCATTCGATCGAATCGTGTTGGTGTTATTATGTTTTATGGATGCTGATGGTTGTGATGTaaactttgtaataatttagCTTTACTTTTTTAGATTAGTTGGATCTATGCCATTACAGATTTACTGGTTTTGAAAAATACTATCAAAATTCGTTAAACCAGCTATGTGTCACCAAGATTTTCTAAAATTCAAACAGGCCATTGACCGCCATTATTGTTAAGTTTCCTGTCACCTTCTCCCCTAATCTCATTCCATCTGGATGTGAGACCGAGTGTGTGTGCgtgggggggaggggtggggggggATCGCCGGTGACGATCAGTGTCCCATCGTTGTCAGCGAGCTTCGACCAACTGGTTCTCTAATTTTCCAATCATGGTTTGGGCACTCAAAATCTGAAGaacattctttctttttttacttttccgCCGTTGGCTTGTGAAAAACATTATCTTCCTTTGTATGGCCTTCAATTATTTTATATCATAATAGAGGATTCGTTGTCAGCGAGCTTCGACCAGCTGGTTCTCTAATTTTCCAATCATGGTTTGGGCACTCAAAATCTGAAGaacattctttcttttttacttttccgCCGTTGGCTTGTGAAAAACATTATCTTCCTTTGTATGGCCTTCAATTATTTTATATCATAATAGAGGATGTCTCAGAAAAGTAAACTCAAATAATTGACCATTATAGTTCCATAATATTTCTTCAATGTAGTAGCTCTCTTTTCTGTACTCCTTGAGGTaatggtggtggcagtgaatctATTTTGGCAAAACtaattttaaaactattttgGCAACTGTGAATATAATTTAAGAACAACAAACAGCAGAAATTAAATATCCATTTAAGTTCCTAACCTTTTAATACAAGTAAAGGAACTATAGCATTAAACATATACATTAAAAGTAGAAATTATACTTACTATCTTCACCTGactttgaataaaataaaataaaaagctgAATCCTTGATAGATTAACCAAGTATCAAAAGCTCGACTAATGGGAAAAAAGGAATCGAATATCACTCCAAATGACCAATGGGAGATTAATTTTACCCTCTAAAATGCCATGAAACTACCTAAATGAAATTCCCAAAGTTTGTAAAGTATTTATCTCCCAATAAATCTGGAACTCTCAAATAAATGAAGCATTATAAATGAATAAGTCTTTCTTTGGAGGAAATATGAAAATATGTATCCAAATTTGAAGGAGTTAATATCTTCAAATCCAAGTTACCTGTGTCTTCTAGCATctccatattttttatttagacctttttaataaataatttagaaattaaCCATtgcaaaacttatttcaatgaTCTGAACATTTTGGCCAACCCAGCCCACCTCGCCATCCCACCAGCTGCTGTGGCTAAAAAATGTTGGCATGCAAGCTAGGTAATCGTGGCAACCGTCGCCACGCGGGAGGTCGTTCCCTGCTCGGAGTCAACCACATTCTGACATGGCATTGTGCTTGAAATGCCAGCGCAAGTGGTGTCGCACTTCTTGTTGTCAACGGTATTTACGTTGGTAATGTTGTGGTCACAATGTCATATATGTGAGGGAATGCATTTGTagttatatcttttttttctaatttgtaCGTGTAGATCGTGCGTACAATGTCTATGTCTCCTTGTGTGTAGAAGTCGTTGGTTTGCTTGGATCGATTGACAAGTTATACTTATTTTGCATGTCAATATTATTTTGTTGTAGATGGATCGTGTACTGCACGTAGGGAAAATATGTGGTGGAAACCATATATGCAATAGAAACTTgtaaactaccgttggatcgaaaaATGGACGTTCGAGATTCTTCCACGTCATCACGAGTAATAATTTTACTCGCGGTAAAATTTGTACTTATGAGTAAATCCGTGAGTAAATTTTTTACTCATGATGacatggacgaatctcggacgtctaTTTTTTGATCCAACGGTAATTTTCAAATTTCCACCACATATTTGCATGTGCATGTACATTAGGGTGGAACAATTTGTTGTGATGGACAATTTGCAAATATGAAAGTTGATGTGGTAGTATTTGAGGCCACACTTACATAGTTAGGATTATTCTATCGGATTTGTTCTAAATTTCCTTCTTTAGAACCCATTGGTGCGTTAAGCATGGAAGGGATGTACGATGCAGGCATGTGATCAAGGGAGCACTTTTTTTATCATACCCATATCACGTGAGTTGGAGTTGTCGACATATCTTGCATGTGTTCAAGATTTGCATGTACGCTAAGTACATGTTTTTGCATCAATGTTTGGGATACTTCGTGCAACGGTAGATCCGATTTCAGTCGATTATACAAATATTTTGGAAAGACCTCAAGAATATAGATACTTCAACACAGGTGGACCCATAGTCGAGGTAGATGAACATGCGAATGAGGGTATTGTTCAATTAAGTGAGCATAATAATACCCCAATTTATATGGATATTAAAACCGTTGGTCAGGGTAATAGGCAAGTCAATAGAACCAATGTTGTACTAATCCCATGTGGCACTATGCACCATCGGCTAGGCTTGAATCAGACGTAGCCCACAGTGCACTCCTTCTCCCTCTTGGCCCAGCTATTGTCTCTGCCCCACTCACCATCTTTCCTAGCAGTACAACGTACGACCCCAGCAGGAGAAGAAAGGCAGGCCATCCCTGCGACCATTGCAACCTGGCCGTCACCTCCTCGCCCGCTACGCCACCAGCTGCCTGCCACTGCCGATGCACGCCAAGCCAGGCTGCGTGCAGGTCAAGGGATCGATCCTCCTCCCAATTCAtggaatttgatttttctagaaaatagcATAGGGCAGCCGGACTGCTTTGAGGTTTTATGTAAAACAGGGTGGTTTAAACTCTTTTTACCAGCTCATATGCATCCCTGGTTTTTTAATTGAATCAGACTAAACTTAGGCCTGGTTCTGGTTTTTAGCTAGGTTAAACCAGTGGTCCACTCTGGCTttaataactactccctccgttccttaatACAAGGCGTGGCTGTTGTAGTTGCAAAGACCAATAAAACCATTTAAATAGCAGTTACGATGATTAATTCTCTCCGTTCGAAGAGCAACGTTTCAGTAGTTGCGCGGTAGATACGCTAGCGAGCAACGTTTCAGTAGTTGCGCGGTAGATACGCTAGCATTAATTAACCACCAT comes from the Oryza glaberrima chromosome 9, OglaRS2, whole genome shotgun sequence genome and includes:
- the LOC127785110 gene encoding cytokinesis protein sepA-like, which codes for MSISPRFLAVAAVLAGAMYSAATVAGDTPGGSCPYPCLPPPIAGGAVNSYPPPPPAGSSSSSSSGGGDGGAGGLFGGTYPPPPPGVMPGAFAPPFGGGFPYGPAPPPPNPILPWFPWYYQHNNPITGSTTSAAAVGRTPASMVTMVVLLALFLVALLRVL